In Populus alba chromosome 1, ASM523922v2, whole genome shotgun sequence, a single window of DNA contains:
- the LOC118055449 gene encoding methylthioribose kinase — protein sequence MAFTEFRPLAEKSLIEYIKATSVLSDKIGNNFGDLKIKEVGDGNLNFVYIVASPSGSFVIKQALPYIRWIGESWPMTKERAYFEALALREHGRLCPENVPEVYHFDRTMSVIAMRYLEPPHIILRKGLIAGIEYPLLAEHMSDYMAKTLYYTSLLYRTTTEHKRDVAEFCGNVELSRLTEQVVFSDPYKISQYNRWTSPYLDHDTEAVREDNILKLEVAELKSMFCERAQALVHGDLHTGSVMVTHDSTQVIDPEFAFYGPMGFDIGAFIGNLILAFYAQDGHADQMNDRIRYKEWILRTIRETWSLFYKKFTALWDEHKDGSGEAYIPEIYNNPELQLLVQRKYMQDLLHDTLGFGAAKMIRRIVGVAHVEDFESITDASKRAKCEQQALDLAKMLLKERKKFQSIDEVVLAIQQVQ from the exons ATGGCATTCACAGAGTTCAGGCCGCTGGCCGAGAAATCTTTAATTGAGTACATTAAGGCCACTTCTGTTTTGTCAGATAAGATCGGTAACAATTTCGGTGACTTGAAGATCAAAGAAGTCGGTGATGGGAATCTCAATTTCGTCTACATAGTCGCTAGCCCATCTGGGTCTTTTGTCATCAAGCAA GCACTTCCATACATACGATGGATTGGAGAATCATGGCCAATGACAAAGGAAAGAGCATATTTTGAGGCTTTGGCACTCAGAGAGCATGGCCGATTGTGCCCGGAAAATGTGCCTGAAGTTTATCATTTTGACCGTACTATGTCTGTGATTGCTATGCGATATTTGGAGCCCCCACATATAATCTTGAGAAAAGGGTTGATTGCTGGAATTGAGTATCCCTTGCTAGCAGAACACATGTCTGATTATATGGCAAAGACTCTTTACTACACTTCGCTTCTCTATCGTACTACCACTGAGCATAAACGTGATG TTGCTGAATTCTGTGGGAATGTGGAGTTATCCAGGCTTACTGAGCAGGTTGTTTTCTCTGACCCGTACAAAATATCTCAATATAATCGTTGGACTTCCCCTTATCTTGACCATGATACTGAGGCTGTCCgtgaagataatattttaaaactcgaAGTTGCTGAGTTGAAATCcat GTTTTGTGAGAGAGCCCAAGCCTTAGTACATGGAGATCTCCACACTGGTTCTGTCATGGTTACCCATGATTCTACTCAAGTTATAGATCCAGAATTTGCATTTTATGGTCCAATGGGTTTTGATATTGGAGCTTTTATTGGAAATTTGATTTTGGCTTTTTATGCTCAAGACGGGCATGCTGATCAAATGAATGACCGCATA AGATATAAAGAGTGGATTTTAAGGACAATCAGAGAGACCTGGAGTCTTTTCTACAAAAAGTTCACTGCACTCTGGGATGAGCACAAGGATGGCTCTGGTGAGGCATATATTCCAGAAATTTATAATAATCCTGAGCTTCAGCTGCTTGTACAGAGAAAATACATGCAAGACTTGCTCCATGACACCTTGGGATTTGGTGCGGCTAAAATGATAAG GAGAATTGTTGGCGTAGCCCATGTTGAGGATTTTGAATCAATTACTGATGCTAGCAAACGAGCCAAATGCGAGCAGCAGGCTCTTGACCTGGCGAAGATGCTTctcaaagaaaggaaaaaattcCAATCCATCGATGAAGTTGTATTAGCCATTCAGCAAGTGCAGTGA
- the LOC118055452 gene encoding transcription factor bHLH113 isoform X2, translating to MAGRESFFEGNHLVPEGNPPSFSELLFSNDDDDFAGVDVAHAFHFSSVEKSPTMLCFGGYNYRNESEIVMFSEETKTTPLPQISGVTCSDSSSASSCNNNCNSVNVISTISKSNRKRNGSSQEVPMKCTNTVAKTPLLSQRNSKRTETKNPGSTANAKVKREKLGDRIAALQELVSPFGKTDTASVLHEAMGYIRFLQDQVKVLCTPYLQNLPAEKREERNRQRI from the exons ATGGCTGGGAGGGAGAGTTTTTTCGAGGGGAATCATCTTGTACCAGAGGGTAATCCTCCTAGTTTCTCTGAATTGCTCTTctctaatgatgatgatgattttgcGGGTGTTGATGTAGCCCATGCTTTCCATTTCTCTTCCGTTGAAAAGTCTCCCACAATGCTTTGTTTTGGGGGATACAATTATCGAAATGAAAGTGAAATTGTGATGTTTagtgaagaaacaaaaactacCCCTCTACCTCAAATCTCTGGGGTCACATGCAGTGACTCGTCTTCTGCTTCATCTTGCAACAACAACTGCAACAGTGTTAATGTCATCAGTACCATCTCCAAATCAAAT AGAAAAAGAAACGGGTCAAGCCAAGAAGTACCAATGAAGTGCACCAACACCGTAGCCAAAACTCCTCTTCTAAGTCAGAGAAACAGCAAAAGGACCGAAACTAAGAATCCCGGATCAACTGCAAATGCAAAG GTGAAGAGAGAGAAGCTAGGAGACAGAATCGCTGCATTGCAAGAGCTTGTATCACCCTTTGGCAAG ACAGACACAGCATCAGTGCTCCATGAAGCGATGGGATACATCAGGTTCCTACAGGATCAGGTTAAGGTTCTGTGCACTCCTTACCTGCAAAACCTACCT GCGGAGAAAAGGGAGGAGAGGAATCGACAAAGAATCTGA
- the LOC118055450 gene encoding uncharacterized protein, translating to MVLSPHLFLSLLVILATNAVAAEDLTAYTVTNNACATAGGARFTGDIGVDHSKQILASATAFIWSIFQQTDPADRKNVHRVDLFIDVMDGVAYTDNNEIHVSSNYIGNYTGDLEREFSGVLYHEMTHIWQWDGNGTTPGGLIEGIADFVRLKANYAPSHWVQPGQGDRWDRGYDVTARFLDYCNDLRNGFVAELDNKMRTGYSAQYFVDLLGKTVDELWTNYKAKYGT from the coding sequence ATGGTACTTTCACCGCATCTGTTTCTCTCTTTGCTTGTAATACTAGCAACCAATGCCGTTGCAGCCGAGGACTTGACGGCCTACACTGTCACCAACAACGCTTGTGCAACGGCTGGTGGAGCCCGGTTCACAGGTGATATCGGGGTGGATCATAGCAAGCAAATACTAGCATCCGCAACAGCATTCATATGGAGTATCTTCCAACAGACTGACCCAGCAGATAGAAAAAATGTTCATAGGGTGGACCTGTTCATAGATGTCATGGATGGTGTTGCATACACTGATAACAATGAGATTCATGTCAGCAGCAATTACATAGGGAACTACACTGGTGATCTGGAAAGAGAGTTCAGCGGGGTGCTTTACCATGAAATGACACACATATGGCAATGGGACGGTAACGGAACAACTCCAGGAGGATTAATTGAAGGGATTGCTGATTTTGTAAGGTTAAAGGCTAACTACGCACCTAGCCACTGGGTGCAACCAGGGCAGGGTGATAGGTGGGATCGAGGGTATGATGTTACTGCTAGGTTTTTGGACTATTGTAATGATCTTAGAAATGGGTTTGTTGCAGAGCTTGACAATAAGATGAGAACTGGCTATAGTGCTCAGTACTTTGTTGATCTGCTGGGGAAGACTGTTGATGAGCTTTGGACAAACTACAAGGCCAAGTACGGAACATGA
- the LOC118055452 gene encoding transcription factor bHLH113 isoform X1: protein MAGRESFFEGNHLVPEGNPPSFSELLFSNDDDDFAGVDVAHAFHFSSVEKSPTMLCFGGYNYRNESEIVMFSEETKTTPLPQISGVTCSDSSSASSCNNNCNSVNVISTISKSNRKRNGSSQEVPMKCTNTVAKTPLLSQRNSKRTETKNPGSTANAKVKREKLGDRIAALQELVSPFGKTDTASVLHEAMGYIRFLQDQVKVLCTPYLQNLPEGGEKGGEESTKNLRSRGLCLVSVDCTLPVANSNGADFWSPATMGN, encoded by the exons ATGGCTGGGAGGGAGAGTTTTTTCGAGGGGAATCATCTTGTACCAGAGGGTAATCCTCCTAGTTTCTCTGAATTGCTCTTctctaatgatgatgatgattttgcGGGTGTTGATGTAGCCCATGCTTTCCATTTCTCTTCCGTTGAAAAGTCTCCCACAATGCTTTGTTTTGGGGGATACAATTATCGAAATGAAAGTGAAATTGTGATGTTTagtgaagaaacaaaaactacCCCTCTACCTCAAATCTCTGGGGTCACATGCAGTGACTCGTCTTCTGCTTCATCTTGCAACAACAACTGCAACAGTGTTAATGTCATCAGTACCATCTCCAAATCAAAT AGAAAAAGAAACGGGTCAAGCCAAGAAGTACCAATGAAGTGCACCAACACCGTAGCCAAAACTCCTCTTCTAAGTCAGAGAAACAGCAAAAGGACCGAAACTAAGAATCCCGGATCAACTGCAAATGCAAAG GTGAAGAGAGAGAAGCTAGGAGACAGAATCGCTGCATTGCAAGAGCTTGTATCACCCTTTGGCAAG ACAGACACAGCATCAGTGCTCCATGAAGCGATGGGATACATCAGGTTCCTACAGGATCAGGTTAAGGTTCTGTGCACTCCTTACCTGCAAAACCTACCT GAAGGCGGAGAAAAGGGAGGAGAGGAATCGACAAAGAATCTGAGGAGCAGAGGGTTGTGTCTGGTCTCCGTGGACTGCACTCTACCCGTCGCAAACAGCAATGGAGCTGATTTCTGGTCACCCGCTACAATGGGGAACTGA
- the LOC118055451 gene encoding uncharacterized protein yields the protein MFRHVYVLSLLVLLAINAVSAVDYTVTNRASATAGGARFTRDIGVDHSKQTLASATDFIWRTFQQSNAADRKNVQTVNLFIDVMGGVAYATNNEIHVSNDYIGNYSGDVRREITGVLYHEMAHIWQWNGNGQTPGGLIEGIADFVRLKANYAPSHWVQAGQGDRWDQGYDVTAKFLDYCNGLRNGFVAELNKKMKTGYSAQYFVDLLGKTVDQLWKDYKAKYGQ from the coding sequence ATGTTTCGCCATGTTTATGTCCTCTCTTTGCTAGTACTCCTAGCAATCAACGCGGTTTCCGCAGTGGACTACACTGTCACCAACAGAGCCAGTGCAACCGCTGGTGGAGCCCGATTCACCAGGGACATCGGAGTCGATCACAGCAAGCAAACACTCGCATCTGCCACAGATTTCATATGGAGAACCTTCCAGCAATCTAATGCCGCCGACAGAAAAAATGTCCAAACAGTCAACTTATTCATAGATGTCATGGGTGGTGTTGCCTATGCAACCAACAATGAAATCCATGTTAGCAACGATTATATAGGAAACTATTCAGGTGATGTCAGAAGAGAAATCACCGGGGTGCTTTACCATGAAATGGCACACATATGGCAATGGAATGGTAATGGACAAACACCAGGAGGACTAATTGAAGGGATTGCTGATTTTGTAAGGCTGAAGGCTAATTATGCACCTAGCCACTGGGTGCAAGCTGGGCAAGGTGACAGGTGGGATCAAGGCTATGATGTTACAGCTAAGTTTCTGGACTACTGTAATGGTCTTAGAAATGGGTTTGTTGCTGAACTTAACAAGAAAATGAAGACTGGTTATAGTGCTCAGTACTTTGTTGATCTGCTAGGGAAGACAGTTGATCAGCTTTGGAAAGACTACAAGGCCAAGTATGGACAATAG